The proteins below come from a single Miscanthus floridulus cultivar M001 chromosome 1, ASM1932011v1, whole genome shotgun sequence genomic window:
- the LOC136494789 gene encoding transcription factor MYB1-like has protein sequence MGRKPCCPKEGLNRGAWTSMEDGILVSYIQKHGEGKWGSLPRRGGLKRCGKSCRLRWLNYLRPGIKRGNISDDEEELIIRLHRLLGNRWSLIDGRLPGRTDNEIKNYWNTTLGKKVLKNSSGSEQDSEAAGASSKRRPFSQPTRTVGDGAPKAHARRRPPEASPVRSKALRCTSTAMLPAVAQPAAHTRHGCALETAAGDDHVNAAEQTVVVVKAPTVEVRQDHLPEDDLSIDLDFDMGELGFLSPWRGEVADSIEPGSQLGGDELDDDLEALLLGPGGDDNIHEFAWF, from the exons atggggaGGAAGCCATGCTGCCCCAAGGAGGGGCTGAACAGGGGAGCTTGGACATCAATGGAGGATGGCATCCTTGTCTCCTACATCCAGAAGCATGGAGAGGGCAAATGGGGAAGCCTCCCCAGAAGAGGTG GACTGAAGCGGTGCGGGAAGAGCTGCCGGCTGCGGTGGCTCAACTACCTTCGGCCGGGCATCAAGCGAGGTAACATCTCGGATGATGAAGAGGAGCTCATCATCAGGCTCCACAGGCTCCTAGGCAACAG GTGGTCGCTGATCGACGGGCGGCTGCCGGGGCGAACAGACAATGAAATCAAGAACTACTGGAACACGACGCTCGGCAAGAAGGTGCTCAAGAACAGCAGCGGCTCGGAACAAGACAGCGAGGCCGCCGGCGCATCATCGAAACGCAGGCCATTCTCACAACCGACCAGAACCGTCGGCGACGGTGCCCCTAAGGCTCATGCGCGAAGGCGGCCGCCGGAGGCAAGCCCGGTCCGGAGCAAGGCGCTGCGTTGCACCAGCACCGCCATGCTGCCGGCGGTGGCGCAGCCCGCCGCTCATACGCGCCACGGCTGTGCGTTGGAGACAGCTGCGGGCGACGATCACGTTAACGCGGCGGAGCAGACGGTCGTCGTCGTCAAGGCGCCGACCGTGGAGGTGCGACAGGATCATCTGCCGGAGGATGACTTGTCGATCGACCTCGACTTCGATATGGGTGAGCTGGGTTTCCTGAGCCCGTGGCGCGGCGAGGTCGCAGACAGCATAGAGCCAGGTAGTCAGTTGGGCGGTGACGAGCTTGACGACGATCTGGAGGCGCTGCTGCTGGGGCCGGGAGGTGACGATAATATTCATGAGTTTGCATGGTTCTGA